AGCTCGGCTTAGGGCAACATGGACCCTCTAAGCATCACCCCGCCAAAGGAGAAGCTGACGTTAGACAACCCCTTCTCAGAGGAGATTACCAATTTTTAGATGCCAAAGAAATTTGTGCTGCCCACCTCCTTTGAGCCGTACAAGGGGTTTGGCGACCCCCGCGCCCACATCAAAAAATTCCAGTTCATGATGTTTTTTAATGGCGCTaataatgaacctatactttgCCGAGCTTTTCCCACTTATCTTGATGGTGCTGCTTTACTTTGGTTCTCAAAATTGTCTGCAGGTACAATTTTCTCCTTTGAAGAGTTAGCAAGGCCGTTCATTGATTACTTCGCCGCAACAAGAATATACGTATATGGATCAGACTATCTCGGCACAATCAGACAAGGACAACATGAAAGTCTAAAAGAATACATGACTCGGTTTACCGAGGCCACTATGGAGATTCCAGACTTAGACCCTGTAGTTCACTTGCATGCACTCAAGACAGGACTCTGACCTGGCAAGTTTCGAAAAACAATTGCAATAACCAAACTGAAGTCGCTAGAGGAGTTCTGAGAAAGGGCTGCCGGCCAAATGGAGATTGAAGAACTTCGCGAGGCCCAAAAGGCAGACAAATAACCAACCAGAAGAGAGGAGGAGAAAACTTTCAAATTGTCAACcaataaagaacaaaagaaaccTTACAAGCTCACGCCAAAGTTCAACTCTTACACCAGATTCAATACCAAGAgggaaaacataataaaagaaatccTTAATGCCAAGATAGTGAAACCTCCTGCCCGAGCAGGAAGCTATCAAGACCAGCGATTCGTAGATAGGAGTAAGCAATATGCTTTCCACCAGAAGTACGGACATACAACGGACGAATGCGTAAAAGCTAAAGACTTGCTAGAAAGGTTAGCTCGGCAAGGACTGCTGGACAAGTACATCGAGAGCCGAAGAAACAGAGAAACCAAACAAGACCAAGACGAACGTCCAACAGAAAAGGACAAAGGGAAGTGGACAACCCCAGACCCACCAAGAAGAATCATAAACTGTATATTAGGAGGATATGCAGGAGGAGGAGAATCAAGCTCGGCCCGAAAGCGAAGCTACCAAGCAATGCTGGCAATCGAAGGAACAATACCTCTAACAAAACATGACACAGTGGAGCCAGAGATAACCTTCAATCAATCTGACCTAGCTTCACAGAGTTCAAACCTTGACAACCCAGTAGAAATTTCTATCCAAACAGGAAAATTACTGGTAAGAAAGGTCCTTTTGGATCCAGGTAGTAGTGTTGACGTACTATTTTATTCAACTTTTCTAAAATTGCAACTATCTGAAAAAGCCATGCAACCCTCATCTGGAGAACTGGTTGGGTTCTCTGGAGAAAGGGTCCCGATAAAAAGACATATATGGCTAAAGACAACAATGGGCAACGCCTCATTAGCAAAAACTATTGATGTACAATATCTCATAGTCGACTACCCCAGCCCTTATAATATTATTCTCGGGAGACCCGCTCTGAACAATTTCAGAGCGGTAGTATCTACTTTACACTTGTGTGTCAAGTTTTAGgttcaaaataacaaaatagcaACAGTGCACTCAGATCGCCAACAAGCTCGGCAGTGTTACAACGCCAGCATGAAGAAAGCAAACACAACGCGAAATACTGAACAAGAAGTAAAAGCCATCCAAACCGCGTCCGAGTTACTATCTCTTGTGGAGCAAGACCCTAGGAAGGACTTTCAGGAAAGACACCAACCAACAGACGACCTCCAGAAAATCCCTCTAACTAAAAAGGCCGAATAGTTTACCTATATCGAACGAGCTCTAGAAGGAGAGGAAAGATCGAAGCTGATAAAGGTGCTCCAAGATAATGCCGACCTGTTTGCCTGGACACCAGCAGACATACCAGGAATAGACCCAAGTGTAATCTGTCATAAGCTcactgataaacccatattttatgatatatattgtgctcaatttaagtgatttattcaaccctttatatacttattcatagaaattgcATAAGTTttgctttcccttccttattatgtgatatatgTTTAAAtacatgttttctatgctttaaaagtaattattttaattactctttattaccattcgatgccgtgatttgtgtgttgagtagttgcaaagcttctaaggcaggaatgacttaaaggatggaaaggaaacatacaaaaatggaaggaaagcacaaaatagagtttttgaagaaactggcagcgacgcgaacgcatggatgacgcggccgcatgtcCAGCGCAAAAAGGGAGCGACACGACCGCGTAACCCACGTGGCCGTGTGCCTTAAGCAGAACACAGATGACGCGAATGCATGATCAAAGTGAATgcgtgacaaggaaaactccGAATGACGTGactgcgtgacccacgcggacgcgtgacagatgccacgcaccagaaattacagaaaacacTTCCAGCagtttctgaagccctttttggcccagataCAGGTCCAAGAGGCAGAGattagaggttatgaagtggaggAGTGCATCCATTGAGGGAGAGCCagttattttttttcacttttcatagtttagatgtagtttttagagagagaagttctctcctctctcttaggattatgatttttagaaattaggaatatttcttcttcatctcaggttcaatgttcttctatttattttctcttttatttgtttaatgaccattcatgttatgattttattatttaaatacaatttgaggtatttcagactcatgattgctcttctctatttttaatctaaattatttactattggctttggttgattaattggtgactcttgagttgtcaaactcagtagtggttgaaattggcagattctaattgatctagatcgctctaaagctagtcttcccacagggattgactaggacttgaggatcaagctaattagtccacttgaccttcccttgtttaataaaggataactaagtgggattaaaatccaattctcatcacacctgataaggataactaggataggaattccaattttAATACCtagccaagagtttattttattattactattttatttttcttatcatttaacatacttgttcctcactttcaaaacccccgatttacaagactcataaccaataataagaatatacCTCCCtgaaattccttgagaagacgacccgaggtttaaatacttcggttatcaatttatttaggggtttgttacttgtgacaaccaaaacgtttgtaagaaaggacttttgttggtttagaaactatactgccaacgggaatttattctgaattctagatcacacaaaagttctctcttcacTCACCATCGACAAAACAATCAGACCTATTgcccaaaagaaaagaaatctcgaaacaaaaaaatgaaagcaACCCTcgaagaaacaaagaagctCCTCAATGCCAACTTCATCAAAGAAATCCGCTTCACAACATGGCTCTCGAATGTGGTAATGGTAAGAAAAAACTGAGGTAAATGGTGCATGTACATTGACTTTACAAATTTCAATAAGGCTTGTCCAAAATATTCTTATCCTTTGCCTTGTAGTGATAAACTGGTAGACAATGCTTCGGGGTTTAAAAGCTTAAGCTTCATGGATGTATATTATGGTTATAACCAGATCCTCATGCATCCAAAAAACCAAAGCAAAACAGCTTTTATAACAAAACATGgaattttttgttataaggTAATGCCATTTGGCATAAAAAATGCAGGAGCAACATATCAACGATTGATGGACAAAGTCTTCCACCAACAAATAGGTTGGAACATGGAGATTTATGTAGACGATATGGTAGCAAAAACCTCAATACAAGGCTCACACTATGACGAGCTACAAGAGATCTTCAAGCAAATCCGAGAATATAACATGAGGCTTAATCCAAAAAAATGCGCATTTGGAGTCCCAGGGGAAAAATTCCTCGGATTCATGCTGGCTTCACGAGGAATTGAGACAAACCTAGAAAAATGTGAAGCTATCCTCAAAATGACTATCCCAAAGACTGTAAAGGAAGTACAACAACTAGCAGGAAGGGTAGCTGCATTTTCATGATTCCTACCAGCAGTGGCAAACAGAGCATACCATTTCTTTTAGACAATTTCCAAAAccaaaaaattcaaatggaCGGAAGATTGTGAATGGTCCTTCATCGAGCttaaccaaatattttcatCTCCCCCAATTCTCCAGAAACCAGAGCCTGGTAAACCATTATTTTTATACCTGTCAATTTCTAACTATGCCATAAGCTCGATGCTGGTCTCTGAAATAGGAAAAACCCAAAGACTGGTGTACTTTGTCAGTAGGATACTACAACTAGCAGAAACCAGGAACCCGAAGATAGAGTAATTCGCACTAGCATTAGTCACCACAGCAAGAAGGCTGAGACAATATTTCCAAAGGCACACAATAGTAGTAAGAACAGGTCAACCGTTGAGACAAATACTGACAAAACCCAAGTTAGCTGGACGTCTAATAAAATGGTCCGTTGAGATTTCTGAATTCGACATACAATATCAGCGAAGAAAAACTCCAAAATTGCAAATACTTGCAGATTTCATCTCTGAGATGACAACTGAAGACAACCAAATAGAGCAAAGCTGGAAAGTATATGTAGATGGCGCATCAAACAGAGAAGGAAGTAGAGTAGGGTAACACTAAAAGAAGGAGGAAAGGTTATAGCCGAACAATCGCTACAATTCTCCTTTGCAGCAAGCAACAACCAGGTAGAATACGAAGCTCTGCTGGCCAGACTAAAGCTCGCCCAGTATACTGTGATTCACTCCTAGTTGTACAAAAAATTAAAGGTGATTTCCAGGTAAGATCCTTTGTTAGAGAAATATTGACTCATAACAAAGGATctcatttcaaaatttcaaacacaTAAACAGAGAACAAAATACAAGGGTCGATGTGTTATCTAAACTAGCTACAACAAGGCCAACACTTCACACACCAGCACTCTCACAACTAACACTTGAAAAGCTGAGCTTTGAGCTAAACTGTGTATTGAGTATTACACAGGTAGGAGACTGGAGGACACCCTTCTTTGAGTATGTCAACGCAAAAATTATCCCAAGAGAGGAACGAAATCCACAACTCTTTCGAAGAAGAGCGAGCTTCTACACAAAAGTCGGTAACAACCTATACAGGTGAGGATTCTCGCAACCACTCTTAAGATGCATCAGCAAAGATGACGCCAAAATAGTAATGGCAAAAACACACGAAGGAGTGTGTGAAAACCACATCGGAGGTCGCACATTAGCTGCCAAGATACTAAGAACAGGGTATTATTAGCCAATGATGAAAAGAGATTGCATGGCCAAGGTCAAGACATGTGACAattgccaaaaacacgccaCACTCTCAACAATACCAGCCGAGAAGTTGCACACCCTTGAGGTAAGCTGACCTTTCGATAGATGGGGACTGGATattctcggacccttcccgaAAGCGCCAGGACAGGTAAAATTTCTTTTGATATCAATTGACTACTTTTTAAAATGGATAGAAGCATAACCCCTTGCATGAATAACCGTCGAAAAGGCGAGGTCTTTCCTTTGGAAAAACATTATATGCCGCTATGGTATACTAATAGAAATAATCTCTGATAATGGTAGACAATTCACATACCATAACCTCGCCGTTTTCTTACAAAACTTTAACATAAAACATCATTTTAGTTCAGTCGAACATCCACAAACGAATGGACAGATGGAATAAGCTAACCAAATCATTTGTAGGCCTTAAAAAAGAAGTTGGACGATGTCAAAGGCGAATTGGCTGACCTTATTCCTGAAATCCTATGGAGCTACAACACAACAATCCAATCAGCAACAGGGGAAACCCCTTTCAAACTGGTATACGAAGCAGAAGCTCTTATACCAGTAGAGATCAGAATGCCAACTCTAAGAGCCGAGTTATATAATCAAAACCGAAATAACGACGCAAGATCAACTGACCTAGATCTCATTGACGAAGAAAGAGAAATGGCAGCAATAAGGCAACGGGCAATGAAACAACTCATACAAAGGCGACATGACAAAAAGGTAATCCCCCGAGCATTCGAACATGGAGAACTCGTCCTTAGAAAGACAGAAGAAGCCAGAAAGCCTCAAGCTCACGGGAAGTTAGCAGCAAATTGGGAGGGCCCATTTCGAACCAATAGAGTTCTCGGCAAAGGAGCATACCAACAAGAGACACTTCTGGGGGATCTAATACCAGGAGACTGGAATGTATCCTCTTTGAGGAAATACCAATAATGATTTGTATCAAAGCGGATGAAGGTACTCTTTTTCCCATTTGAGGTTTTATCCCATAATAGCAGGGTTTTACTCAAAGGGTTTTAATGAAGCCGGATGCCATATTCTATTATGAAAACGACGTAAATATTTCAATCAatttttgcatcaaaatcaaCAAACATAGTACTATCATAACATTACTGtcaattcaaaatatataatcaaaatcCAAACTGAGCTTCATACTCGGAACAAGTCATAACAAACAAAACTGAGCTTCATACTCGGCAAAagtcaaaacaaacaaatgccaGAAACCACGGCAATATTCAAAACACATCAAAGAGTCAAATTTACAAACCAAACAAACTAACTAATACTTTTCATTCTATCATATCCCCAATACTCGAACTATCACTCTGCTTATCAACCTCATcatcaatcaactccccattcACGATGATCTTTGTAGCATCCAGCTTGGCAACGTCAACCTCAGGAAACAAGACCCGAACTTGGGTGGTAGCTCGATCAAAACCTTGAGAAAATGCCTCATACACCTCATTTTCCAGCTCCTTCACCCGAGCTACAAGTTGACCATTCTCAGACTTCAAAGTTTTGGACTCTTTGGTAGCTGATGACTGCAGTCATTTTTCCTCCACAAGCTCGGTCTCTCTCTATTTAAGAGAAGATGAAAGTTCAatgatcatcttcttcttctcctgcaCAGTAGAAGATGGTTTAGCAACACTAAGAGATTCTTTCGCCTCTGACTCAACAGCAAACTCCTGAACCCTTCCAATAGCAACAATCCGAGCACCAATCACCTGCGACAAAAACCAGCCACCAAAAACAACCAAAAAGAATTAAGATAAATAGATATAGAAAACAAGAATATTGGAGGGAAACGGCTAATCCCAGCTCGGCCAACCTCATCAATCATCTTCGAATCCGTAGGAAAGTGACACAACTCATCAGAAGAGTTGCAAAAGGAAAGAACCTTGACCACAAAGATCTCATGTTGTTATCATCGCGATACAAGTGTAGCCTCTTCTGAGACTCATAAGCAGATTCAACAATCGGTAGAATAGGCGAATCTCCCTTCTTACTCTCAACATCCTTCTCATGAGTCCTCATCCTTTTCCTTCTCTGACGAGGGTTAACCTCAGACTGCACAGCACCAGTTCCACCCTCCTTATTCACATTAGTGGTCGACCCctccttctcattcttcttcctttggCTAAAGAAGGACTTTAGCCCAGCAGTAATAATGGTCGGAGCTTTCTTAGCTCCAAAGTAATTACAAGAAAGCAAATATAAGGAAAGACTATATCACCGCATCAAAAATCATTTCCAAAATAAGTTACTTAAATAATCCAACACAGCTTCTTTATCCGAATCCCACTTTAACAACTCCGCAATAAATAACAGTCCTGTTGACTCCAACATCTCTAACAAAAACTCCAACACAATATTATCATCGGATGCCCTATCATCAACATCAAGTACCTAGATAGGCTCAGATGACCAAGAAACAGAAAATCTCACCTCTAAAAACTCATTCAAATAGAATGGAAAATCCTCCTCAACACTCCTAACTTTTACAAACATAATCTTAAAGTCTTTATACGAAGACttatacaaagaaaaaatagaacgACGAGGATGGCTACTAATGTTTACCCACAAAACCACGCCTAACACCCTTGGTCTAAAACAGGGAGAAGAAAACCCTAAGGGATGAAGGATACTCTAAGATAtccatcaaattttcaaaagccCGAACAAAACCCTATGAATTAGAGTGTAACTAAGATGGAGCGCAATTCATCCAAAACAAAACTCCACACTCAAAGTTAGTAAATGGGAGCCGGACACCAAGTTCAGTCAACAAACaagaataaagataaaagtAGGACAACCCATCAACCTTTTCACATACACGATCATTCTCTCCATAAGAAAAATTTTCTATCCTTATACCATGACCTTCCCTAACGCACACATTAGATCCCAAAATCTTTACTGACTCCACATCACTAAAACAAGAAACGCAACATTTTACCTGCTCACTGAACCAGCTACAGGGATCACCCTCTGTAACAACAACCTTGACTTTTTCCATGACtttgaagacaaaaaaaaaaaaacaaacagagGAGAGGGGGAGGAACTAGAATTCTTCAAAACCTTCCTTTACCACTCATTTCTTCTGAAGACAAAAAAAGCAAAGTGTAGGATCAACCCAACAAAGTAAATTGGGGGCTCACCTAGGACaaagcaagtaataaaaacaTGGAGAAAGTGAAACGGTTCTTCATCTTTTAATAACCGTCTCAATCCTAACCGTTCATTTATTACAACAACACCCAATGACTAGAATAGAACCGAAAATAGAGCCACGTTTTCATGTCAATCAATTCACCAGGCGCGGGAAACAAAGCGCCAATTAAATGCGTGACTTTCTCTCTTCCAATGAAATCCAAGGCAAGCTCAGGGGGAAAGCACGTCTCCGACAACATACAAGCAACCTAGGTACACGGAGAAGTTAAGAGCTCGCCTTTGTTTTCTGACAAATACAAGGTAAGCTTGGGGGTTATGATACGTAACGTATACCTCGGCTGCTATAATACACAACGTATACCTCGGCATAAAACAGAATCAAATAATAACAACGCACCAAATCCGGACGAGCTATTCAAAGCTCGGAACCGCAACTAACGAGTCAAACGCTATCATTATGGATAACTTCGGCAAAAACGGAGAATCCTGAAACAAGCTCCAACCGAACAACCTAAAACGTCTATATAAACACACAAGCAACATCGGAGCAAGACAGGTCACATAACTCTTTCTGATTTTATTATCATCGTTTCTTTTAAGTCATATTcttacttgagcgtcggagtgcttTTTGCAGGTGCTCCCGCCGCGGTGTTCCAATTCAACCGACGTATAACTCTTCTGCCCAAATGCAGTCATAAGCAGAAGAAGTCACCATATCTCGGCCTCATACGCACGGAACAGATACAATTATTTAATAAGTTACAACATTTGAATAAATTACAACtctatgaaaaaatataaaattttaaacataactttttaattatatattttgaaaatatgttttacatttaaaaatataaaaaagataattttagacggatttagattaatttttatcattttttttaaatatttttattattttttgtttctgtcATAAGTTGCATAATATGAACCCTGGCTGGGCAGGCTTGTGGATTAAGACACATCGGTAATTATGCATGTTGAGCTTATTTTGGAGAGAAGTTTTGTGCATAGAGGGTTAGCTAGCGTATTTGACTACTTGTGCCCCAATTTGAGTAGGATAATTGAACAGCAGTACGACCTTGACCATTTTGTTTGCTCCTTAAATTGGACCAATGTCACATCTTGATATCTTTCTGTATAACCACCATCTTGAGCTGGAAGAGTTCTTGATCCGGTGACGTTGAACCAATATCGTAGCACTTCATCAcccttaattaaattattaactcCAACCATGCTGCAATTATTGAAGTTAGCCCTACTAGTTCTATGGTGATCGTGGTACacacaagaaattaaacctTTGTTGATGATTACCACTTACCAGTAAGCAATCaggtttcattttttgttttaagaaaagaaaatgctgatgttaatatataaataatatttttatttatattttaagtttgattcaaGTTAACTGTATATTTACTATGAGACACACATGCGCCCACACACCACTGGTTTGTAAGGTAcgtatttttattacaatgtTAGCCTTTTAAAATGTTTACACACACATATTACTAGTAAATATGAGATATACATTTTTATGGGTAAAAAACTTATATAAGCCAAGGCAAGAAGGGTCTAACGTAAATACGCCAAAGCGAAAATCGTTTCAGCAATAAGCCAGACATTATCtttatgtaattcgaaccaaggtgGTTCGAACTACAAACCTCAATAATTCGAACCAGGGTGGTTCGAATTAGGGGAGAGAAAATTCAaacgtaattcgaaccaaggtgGTTCGAACTATTCTTGCATGTAATTCGAACTGGCCTAGCTCGAATTActtatgtaattcgaaccaagctaGTTCAAATTACCCTAGGCGTGGTTctttataattcgaaccaaggtgGTTCGAATTATGGGTGATTCGGATAAGGAGTTCGAATCACCCTCATTCGAACTATTATTCCTACCCCCTACCCCACAAAATCTCAGAGAAAACGACCCAGATTCTGTCTCGGAGGTACTCCTCCATCCGCCTTCACCGCTGCACACCCCTGCATGTTGCGCCACCAGCACAGCCTGCCCCACCGGATGATGGGGATGACATCGAGGATGAGGAGCCGTTTATCCGCCGAGGTCAGAGGGCACGGGTAGCCCGTCGCTGTGGTACTGGGTCGCATCTGTTTAGATGATTCACgtttcatgtatttttttcCTTAAAGTTCATTCATGTATGAAAgtgatttgtatttttttgttatgttgTAGTCTGTTCacctatgtttttttttatttgtgttgttGGACTTTGATTATGTATGTGATCAATGAATCTTGAAACAGTTCagtgtttattttttcttattaaattgtGCACCTACGAATTTTTACTTATTAAATTTTGCATATACGGAACATGTAGCAGTACTCATAATGAAAGAACACATATTCATTACTACTCGCAACAATCAAACTAAAAGTCATGTGCACTAATGTAAATAATACTGAGACTAACAACATGGGAAATAATCTAAATAACTCTAAGACTAGCAAGATGCGCACTAATGTAGATAATGCTAACACTAACAACATGCATCCTAATGGTGTCCTGTCTGAGACGAGCCTGCAACCTGTGGGCAACTACGTCGTGTGTGTCCGGGTTGGCGACATAGGCCGCACCTCTTTGGCCGATTCGGATCTGCCTCGTCCATATTCGTCCGTATCCTAGTGGATCTAGGACGACCCTTTCTGGCACGCCTCTTGTCAGGGTCTGGAATCACCGTGGGCCCGTCGTAAGGTGGCCAGAATCCCTCCGGGATCGGAGGTGTGAATCCCATCCGATACACACTGAACACGGAGCTAATTTGATAGACGCTGTGAACGTAAGAGGTCCAGGTGACCCGTGAGTATGCACAGCATGCAAGTGCGTGCTGACACGGGAAATGAAGAGCCTGGAAGTACCCGCAGTCACATGTCCGAGAGGCAAGTGATACTCTGTAAGTACCCAAGGAGAAAGAACCAGTCGGAGTGGTCTCTGCTACAGTGAACTCGGAGTTATCCCGGTCATACAGCGTCACCGTGAAGCACCTGGCCGTCTTCATGTTGGCCTCAATACACTTCACCAAATGCTGACTGAATTGTTGTCCTGTTCCCATCTGGGCCTCAGCCTCTCTCCCCTTGCGAACAAACAGTTCCGCAAGCCTACCATATGTTGCCTTCACCAGGGATGCTACAGGGAGATTTCTGACCCCCTTCAGGATAGAGTTCATACACTCGGAGATGTTCGTCGTCATGTGACCGAATCTCCGCCCTTCATCATGATGCTGAGTCCACAACGAGTAATCAATCCGGTTCTCCCACTCACACATCGCCGGATCTTCAGATCGCAGGATATCAAACCAGTAATCAAATTCAACCTCGGTCTTCGCATACGCCGCGTTCACTAGTAGCCTCCTAGCGTCTTTGCCCTTGAAGGTTAGGGCAAAATTAGCCGCTACGTGTTGTATGCAGAATGCACGGTACGCAGATGGCGGTAGCCAACCGCCGTCAGGGGCCTAGTACGCAGATGGCGGTAACCAACCGCCGTCAGGGGCCTCAAGCGCAGCCTTGATGCCGTTGTGCCTGTCCGATATAACCAGCAGACCGGGCTGCGGGGTCACGTGCTGTCGAAGGTGCGAGAGAAAGAATGTCCAGGATTCCGCATTCTCACCCTCTACTAGTGCGAATGCGACAGGTAGAATGTTCGAGTTCCCGTCCTCTGCAATCGCGATAAGCAACGTCCCCTCATACTTCCCATACAGATGTGTGCCGTCAATGCTCACTAGTGGCTTGCAATGACGGAATGCCTCGATGCACGGCGGGAAAGTCCAGAAAAGCCTGTGGAAGTACGCTTGAGACTCGTCCACTTGTCCTCCAACTCGAACTGGGCTCGTCTTAAGGACGACAACACTACCAGGCATCGTCATCTGCACACCCAACACCCACCTAGGCAGGTCGTTGTAGGACTCATCCCAGTCACCGTATATGAGGGCAATAGATTATACCGGCGGTGATTGGACTCCACCACCTTGTACTGTACCCCTCGCCGGATGCTGTAAGTCTTCACACTTAAAAGGGCCTCATCTTTATCCTGGAATTGCTGACCAACCTGGAACTCTGTCAGACCAGTAGTCCCTTCCGCATCTCTAGCTCCGAATCCAACAGCGTGCCCTAAAAACCCCCTCATGTCTCATGGCGTCCAAGTCCAACGAGGAAAAATGTGGTGGATACTGCTGTGTGCCAGAGCTAGAACCACCTACCTCCAATGCAGGCCCAGTCGCTCCAATATCATCAGCGCTGTCATCGTCAATCATATCCGGCTCGACGTCATCATCCTCTTCATCAACCAAAAAACCGTCTCCTACGCCAACAGGTGCAACTCCCACTAAAGCGTTCGTCAAATTTTCCCTTTCCACTACCTCGTCGCCTTCGGTGCCATTGAGGTCAACAGCAAAAGACGGGGAGGCGACATGTTGGACCACTGGTTCGTACACAGGGATGGACGAGGAAGCAACGGCAGGCCGGGAACTAGAACCTGCTGGATTTGCTAACGTGTTCGTATTCCTGTTCGAACCGCCGGAGCTGGATACAACATCAACCAGCCGTGCCAACAACTCCGGTGTCCTCACCTCCGGAAACTGCCGCCGACAAAGAAACATTACTTGCAAGTCCACATCATTATTAATCGTGAAGCAATCATACTTCACGGTATTCTGTAGCACCGTGACTGGAATGCGATAGAAAAACTTCTTTACCCGCTTCGCACCATCCACACCGAGCTTCATTAGTACAGCGCTAACAAGGTCATCATAACTCGTCGTAGATGTTACGACAATACATAGAGGATTCTTATCTGTGAACTTTACTCCGGAACGAGTTTTTCTATTAATAGATCCTCTGTGGTGCACCAAAACCacaaaactctcctcactagccatcttACTCCCTCTAATGAGACTAACTCACGTTTGGAACCATATATATACAGCTCAGTCTCACACTAATTCGAACCGGTCTGGTTCGAACTAGGAtttgtgtaattcgaaccagcgcGGTTCGAATTACACGGAAACCGTCTCTctctataattcgaaccagcttggttcgaattacgttCATTCttaattcgaaccaagctggttcgatTTATTACCAACCAACAAAACCTAATTCGAACTCACCTGGTTCGATTTACT
This portion of the Arachis duranensis cultivar V14167 chromosome 6, aradu.V14167.gnm2.J7QH, whole genome shotgun sequence genome encodes:
- the LOC107493452 gene encoding uncharacterized protein LOC107493452; its protein translation is MASEESFVVLVHHRGSINRKTRSGVKFTDKNPLCIVVTSTTSYDDLVSAVLMKLGVDGAKRVKKFFYRIPVTVLQNTVKYDCFTINNDVDLQVMFLCRRQFPEVRTPELLARLVDVVSSSGGSNRNTNTLANPAGSSSRPAVASSSIPVYEPVVQHVASPSFAVDLNGTEGDEVVERENLTNALVGVAPVGVGDGFLVDEEDDDVEPDMIDDDSADDIGATGPALEVGGSSSGTQQYPPHFSSLDLDAMRHEGVFRARCWIRS